In the genome of Epinephelus lanceolatus isolate andai-2023 chromosome 18, ASM4190304v1, whole genome shotgun sequence, one region contains:
- the LOC117268150 gene encoding carbohydrate sulfotransferase 12-like — MGTSRMFRIFVVLGSAFMILLIIIYWDDVGASHLYLHTPVSPGPKIPHPPPHQGPQTSRTPSFLSDIDAFVNQFLEPGTGEPTDPAPPDTSNQSEKAEERYIPRREWKIHLTPVAAELRERQEQRRKLLQEMCANDSVVFPGKNRSFDDIPNRELDHLIVDDRHGIIYCYVPKVACSNWKRIMIVLSESLLRDGVPQRDPMAIPRDLVHNSSMHFTFNKFWKRYGKFARHLMKVKLKKYTKFIFVRDPFVRLISAYRNKFELRNEDFYRRFAQVMLRRYANQPTPPASVDEAFGVGIHPSFSHFIQYLLDPQTEKEMPFNEHWRQVYRLCHPCQIQYDFVGHLETAEEDAEHLLRQLRVDNVVEFPTSHRNLTASSWEADWFSTVPVEARRELYKLYEPDFRLFGYDRPDSILNE, encoded by the exons ATGGGAACGTCCAGGATGTTCCGCATCTTTGTCGTCCTGGGCTCGGCCTTCATGATCCTCCTGATCATCATTTACTGGGACGATGTCGGAGCCTCGCACCTGTACTTGCACACTCCTGTGTCGCCGGGCCCCAAGATCCCGCATCCCCCTCCTCACCAGGGGCCTCAGACCTCCCGGACACCGTCCTTCCTGTCCGACATCGACGCCTTTGTAAACCAGTTCTTAGAGCCGGGAACTGGGGAGCCCACAGACCCTGCGCCACCTGATACAAGTAACCAATCGGAGAAAGCAGAGGAGCGGTATATACCGAGGCGTGAGTGGAAAATTCACCTCACTCCAGTGGCAGCTGAGCTCCGTGAGAGACAG GAGCAGCGGCGGAAGTTGCTTCAGGAGATGTGTGCTAACGACAGCGTGGTGTTTCCTGGCAAAAACCGTTCGTTTGACGACATTCCCAACAGGGAGCTGGATCACCTTATTGTGGACGACAGGCACGGTATCATCTACTGCTATGTTCCCAAG GTTGCGTGCAGTAACTGGAAGCGCATCATGATAGTTCTCAGCGAAAGCCTGCTGAGGGACGGTGTTCCCCAGAGAGACCCGATGGCCATCCCCAGAGACCTGGTCCACAACAGCAGCATGCACTTTACCTTTAACAAGTTCTGGAAACGTTACGGCAAGTTTGCGAGGCACCTCATGAAG GTGAAGCTGAAGAAGTACACCAAGTTTATTTTCGTGCGGGACCCCTTTGTGCGCCTCATCTCGGCCTACCGCAACAAGTTCGAGCTGCGCAACGAAGACTTCTACCGGCGCTTTGCACAGGTCATGCTGCGCCGCTACGCCAACCAGCCGACGCCCCCTGCCTCTGTGGACGAGGCGTTTGGCGTGGGCATCCACCCCTCCTTCTCCCACTTCATCCAGTACCTCCTGGACCCtcagacagagaaggagatgCCCTTTAACGAGCACTGGCGGCAGGTATATCGGCTTTGCCATCCATGTCAGATTCAGTATGACTTTGTGGGCCACCTGGAGACGGCGGAGGAGGATGCCGAGCACCTACTGCGCCAGCTGCGGGTGGACAACGTGGTGGAGTTCCCCACCTCCCATAGGAACCtcacagccagcagctgggAGGCTGATTGGTTCAGCACAGTGCCTGTGGAGGCGCGGAGAGAACTCTACAAGCTGTACGAACCTGACTTCAGGCTCTTTGGCTACGACAGACCAGACTCGATTCTCAATGAGTGA